AGCCGGCAATGGTGAGAATGTTAGGGGGATTCAACATGCGCGCCTCTTGGGTAGTAGGTAGATGACAGTAAGAGCGAACAGAGCCGCACTATAGCCCGCCCTGTTGCCGGGTGCAATGTGCTGCTGTTCGCCACCGTTCCGCCACCGTTTCGGCCCCGGAGAGTCTAGAAAATATCTTCACAGCCCGGAAAAGCAATGCTAGCATCAGCAAAGCGGTAAGAGCCCGCAGATGGGTGTCCTGCGGGGCCGAAAGCGTCCTGCGCGGGGTTTTGCGTCTCTGTGTTATCAGATGTTTTCGCACGCCGCTGTTGAAGGAGTTGCGCATGAAACTGGATAAAAAGGAACCCGGAGTGCCGGGTATTGTCAATCTTCCCGATCCTGCTCCGGGCAGGGGCGGGCGCAAGGTGGTGGTTCTGGCCCTGCTGGCGGTGCTGCTGGTGGGCGGAGCCGCCTATTGGCTCACGCGCGATAAAGACACGCGCGATCACTGGCGCGATCAGGCTGCCGCTGTCATCGACAATGCCACCAGCGGCACGCCCCTGGCTGGCGTGGGCGACGTCCTGCGTGACGCGCCTCCGCCGCCTCCGCCTTCGGTGGTGAGTCCCTATACGGCGCCGGGCACCCTGGCCGGTCAGAATGTGCAGGGGACGGTGAACAGCCCCACGGATGCGACCATGCCCGGAAACGGGACTGCCGCCGGACCGGACGGCAGCGCGGCCCCCACAGGTCTGACCCCGCGCGTTACGGAAGACAGCCGCGTGCGCCCGCAATTTGTGGAAAATCTGGCGGCATATCTGGTTTCGCGCTTCAAGCCCGGCCCGCGAGTCGGCACGCTCAATACCTCGGTACAGAGCGTCAATCAGCGTTTCGGTTCCAAGCTCACCGGCCTTGGCGACGGCGACGCCGGGGGCAGGGTCGCCCTTTTGCGCTATGCTTTTCATCCGACCATGCTGCAAGGGCTGTACAGCCTGTATGTGGACCGCTTCATGGAAGATATCGCCCGTGAAGCCAGGGCCAGGGATCTCAACGCCGAGCAGACGCAGCAGTTGTATATGGCGTTGGCTGGCAAGTTTGTAATGCTTGCCGGAGCGCTTGAAGGCGTTGCCGCCACGCCTGACCTTGACGCGCGCCTGCGCCAGATGGACGCGGCGGCGCAAAACACGGTGGGCATCAACAGCCAGATGGCCGAGGCGACATTTGAATACGACCAGTTGCGCGAAGCCAAGGCTTCGCAGGCCCAGATCAACACGGCCCAATTGCGTGTGGACGGCCTCGGGGCACGGTTTCGCCGTTCCCTTGAAGAGCAGGCCGTGGCGCAACGGGCGCTGGTGAACGCCGTCCGGCGCGGGGCCGGACAGACTATGGACGATGACGAGCTTATTTTTGTGGCCCGCTGGGCTGACCGCCGCCTCAAGCAGGACCCGCAGGCCATGGCCTCGGTGCAGACATCGGCGGGCATCCTGCGTGATCTTTCCCGGCGTTGCGCACAGGCCGCCACAGGCGCGCCAGTGCAACGCAATGGATCTTCCGCTTCTCACAACGGTTCGCCCGCGCCGCATAACGGCGCGCCCGCTTCCTACCCAGGGGCAGCGCAGCAACCCGTGTACTCCGGCTCAATGACCGGGCAGGGAGCAGCACCGGGCGCGACGCAGGGGCTGACGCCGCCCGCAGGCAATGGCGCGTTGTCAGCGCCTGCTCCTGCTTCAGTACTGACTCCGACCCCGGCGCAGGTTCCGTCTCAGGGAATGGCCCCGGCTGTTCCCGCCGCGCCAACCGCGCCGCATGCAAGCCCGGCCCTCACGTTGCCAGCAGCGCGCCCGGAGGCCGTTGGTTCTCCGGCTCAGGTGGGCGGGCAGGGACGTTGAGCGCACGTTGCGTCTTTTTTGTGGGTGGCACGCGCAGCGGCAAAAGCGGCATGGCCCAGCGCTGGGCCGAAGCCGTGGCCCCGCAACGGCTGTATCTGGCGACCTGTTGGGCCGAGGACGAGGAAATGGCGCGCCGTGTGGCGCGGCATCAGGATATGCGCGGCGCTGGCTGGCAATGCCTTGAGGAACCTCTGAATCCCGCCGCCGCCCTTGACCGTCTTTTTGCAGCGGCGACACAAACTGGCGGTGTGCGCGCTTCACAGACGCCATCGGCAGTGGACGGCCCGACAGCGCCGGAAGGACCAGACGGGCCAGACGGGTTGGCAGGGCCGGAAAGGCCAGAAATGTCGGAATGTCCAGGCGGGACGGAAAGCGCCGCGCCGGGCGTCATTTTGCTGGACTGCGTAAGCCTGTGGATTGCCAATCTTCTTGCCCGCGATCAGGGCGAGGAGGCAATTTTGCGTAAGGTATCGGCCCTTGGGGAGCGCCTGGCCGCGCCCCCTGTGCCCGTGGCCGTGGTCAGCGCCGAAACGGGCTTGGGCCTTGTGCCCATGTCGCCCCTGGGGCGAGCTTTTAATGACGTGCTGGGCCTGGCCAATCAGGAACTGGCCCGGGTCTGTCACCATGTGGTTTTTGTCAGTTGCGGCCTGCCCCTGGCTCTCAAGGGGGCGCTGCCGGAGGAACTATGTTGAACTGCTCGCGCAAATACAGCGGCACAGCCCATAGAAGGGCCATGCCGCTGGTATTGTTGTGTCTTTTTTTAATGACCCTGTGTTTGGGTTTTGCCGCGCCGTCACTGGCGGCAGGCACGGCCGCCGCCGCGCGGCAGTGCGTCGTGCAGGCTGGCAAAGCCGTGGAAAGCGCCGATACGGCGGCTTTTGAAAAGCTTGTGGATATGGACGGCATCCTTGCTGCCGCTCTGGATATCTTTGTGCGGCGGGCCAGGCAGCCGCAGGCAGCGGCCGATCTGCCGCCCATGCTGGCCATACTGTTTTCTCAGGCCGCATCCGGCGAGCAGGGCAGCGCCACGGTGCGCGCCCTTCTGCTCAATGAATCACGCGCCTTTATCGTCAACGGCATCAGTTCCGGCGCGTTTGCCGGACGCAAGGTGGAAGGGCGCGCCGCTCAGGGCGTGCTGGCCCCCCTGTTCGCGGACGCCTCCATTGGCCGCAAGGAAATTCGGCAGGTGGGCGAGGCTCGCGCCAAAAATGGCGACTGGCTGGTGCCCTTTACTGTCTACGATCACGGCAATGGCGAAAGCTACCGGGTGAACGGAAAAGTGAATTTTGACGGCGGCAGCACCGGGCGGCTGGTTGCTGTTGAAAACCTTGAAGCCCTTATGGGGCAGGTTGCCGAAGAAAGCCGCAGCGTGCAGTGAGGCGTGAGCAGTTCAGCGGAGATGGCTTTAACGATTTTCTGCAAAAACAGACCAGCCCGAGGCTTGGATGCGTATATCTGTTGATAATCGCCACAGAATAGTACTGTTGCTCTTTGTTATCCTTGACCATCTGGTATGGCTGTATGCCGGGCATTGGGAACAGGCATCTTTTGCTTATGTGGTCATGACGGAATGTATACGCATTTTTGTGGGTATGGCCCTTGTGGCAAGTTTTTTTGATAAAAAGATTCTGGAGCCTAGTGTCAATATCGTACTGGCATATTGTGTGATCATGATGCTGCTCAATATTTTTGGAAGTACGGATAAAGTGAGACCTTCCGATGTGCCCGGTACTATGGACAATATTTTTTGGTTCAAAAAAGACCGCCTTGTTTCTATTGATCACGGATTTTTGGCTGTAGTTTTTTATTTATATTTTATATTGAGTACATATTTTTTCTCTGGAAAATATATTGACCCAGAAATTATTGTAAAAAATAAATAAATCCTGTAAAAATGTTATTTATTCTTTCTATAGGTATATGTTAAAGATGTAGTTATTGTTATTGGGATGCTCATGGGCGGTGCATCTGTGGTAGAATGTGCATTTGTTGAGTTCTAATGCGTTCCGCCAAATGGTTTTGACGATTTTTTGTAAAGACAGGCCGCCTGAGGTTATTGACTATGCGTATATCTGTTGATAATCGCCACAGAATCGTACTACTTGCCTTTATTATTGTTGACCACTTTATATGGCTGTACGGCGGGCATTGGGAACAGGCATCTTTTGCTTATGTGGTCATGACGGAATGTATACGAATTTTTGTGGGCATTGCCCTTGTGGTAAGCTTTTTTTACAAGAAAATTTTGGAGATAGCTGTTAACTTTATATTGTCATATTGCGCAATTATGATGTTGCTCAATTTTATTGGTGGTACGGATAAAACGAATTTTTCCGAAGTGCCCGGCTCGGTGGACAATGTTTTTTGGTTCAAAAAAGACCGCCTTGTTCCTATTGATCACGGATTTCTTGCGGCAGTAGTTTATTTATACTTTATATTAAGTGCATATTTCTTTTCTGGAAAGTATTTTAATAAAAACACTATGATAAAAACCAAGCCATAGCTGGGTTACCGCTATGGCTTGGTTTTTATGTTCAATCATATTATCTTATTTATCTACTCTTTTTGCCATTGGTGGTTGCTTCTTTGAGTAATTCAACACCGTATTTTATTGTGGCTAGCTGCGGATCAAAAAGATTTCTAAAGCCACTTGATAATGGCTCCGCTCCAGATTTCACAAGTCCCTGTAGCAGCTTAATGTTTTTTGTTTTTTCTGGATGTCCATACGGGTAAGACCACCACGGGCGCAAAGCATCAAGTATCCCGCCGGAGCCGCCGCCAGCGTCCGTAGCCGTGTTCCGGGCGGCCTCAGCAACCAGCGTTCCCCTGGCAAAAGCCTCTGACGCGCGCCAGCCGTCTGTTCCTGCAAAAAATCCACCACCACGTCCACCACCCATTACGCGGCCTCCTTGCGAGCAGAAAATGCGTAGTATGGTATTTCAATCAATTCTGGCCCGTTATTACGGTAAGGCCCAAAAATATCGTCCGGCATCCGGCTGTAGTTGACGATGGTTTGCGGCTGGAGCCTTTCAATCATAAGGGCCAGACCCAGTTTGAAATATTCTCTGTCCAGTTTGTTGCGCAGCAGGCCATTGGTGCTGACGGCCACGGTTCCCCCTTTTCAAGAGCCGTAAAACCCGAACAAAAATTTTAGGGGGTGGGGGCGTGGGGGAGGAGACCCTTTTTCAAAAGGGTCCCTCCCCCACAAAAGCATTTCCTCCCCCCCCACGTGCTCAGGGCAACAGCGGACCGCGCGTGCCAAGGGTGTAGAAGTTGCGGCCCATGCGGGAAGCGCCGTTGAGCAGGGTGGTGGTCAGGCCCAGATAGTCGGTCTGCGCGTGATTGCCGAAATTTTCGGCGTTCAGGGCGGCCCCTGTGGACTGGTTGCGCAGGTTCCAGGCGCGCACCTGCTGGTTATACGCGGCGGCATTGCCTTGCTGCTCCTGGGCCAGGGCGTCCAGTTCGCCTTTTTCCGTGGCATCAAGGTTCAGATCCAGCTGGCTTCCCGCGTCAACCTGCGCGCCGGACGTTGACGCCTCCGCTCTTTGCCCGCCGATGATGCGGGCGGCCTCCTGCCGTTTTTTTACCGCAGCTTCATACCCGGCCTGTTTTTCCTGCCGGGCGGCATCATCCGCCAGAGTGGCGCTCTGTTCCGCCTGCTGCGCGCTGCGTTCAGCCAGCTTGGACTGGTATTCAGCCTGCTGGCGGCGGCTTTCAGCCTGCTGGATGGAACTGACCGTGCCCACGGCGGCTCCGGCCAGAGCCACGGCTGCGCTTATGGCAGCGGCTGTACTGGTTGCAATGGCCATCAGCAAAGCTCCTTGTGCCAGATGGTTTCGGTGTGGTGCGCGCCCAGGCGGCGGTAGAGGGCGTCACAGGGGCGCGAGGCGGGGGAACTGTACTGCACAAGACCCGCGCCGCGTTGCCGGAGTTCCGCCTCGGCATGGCGCAGCAGGCCAAGGGCCGTGAAGCCGCCACGCGCCAGCGGGGCCAGATACAGACCGTCCAGAGCCGCCAGCAGCATGCCCTGACGGTGCGGGCAGGGCACAAGGGTAAAGGCCGCATAGCCTGCCAGAGCGCCATCGGGCGCGCGGGCCGCGCTGACGTGCAGCATGCCCAGGTCTTCAAGGCGGGCGTAGCGTGCCGCGTCCAGGCCATAGGCCGCGTTTCCGTGCAGTGGGGCCTCCACTTCGCTCCAGTGCGCGGCGGTGAGGGGCCGGGCCTCGGCCTCCAGTTGGGTGAAGGGTTCGGTGGCAAATGCCAGCATGGTGTTCTCCTTTGTTGATTCAGGGAGATGCCGTAAACAGGCGGATATGGGCAGATTGATTGTGTGGTTTTTCGATGGCGGAAGGCGTGGTTTCTGACAACCGCGCAAGTCAGGGGAGGCGTGACGGCTGCTTCAGGAAAAGCTCACTTCCAGCACCAGTGAAAGCAGCCGGAGGGGCAGGGGCCTGTCCTGGATCAGCCAGAGGTTGTCTGAGGCGGCCCAGGCGCCGCCGGGGGCAAAGGACACGTCTCCGGAATAGGGCAATACCGCCAGTCCCCAGTATTCCGGCAAAAAGGGCAGGTCGTAGAGTTCCTCTCTGCTGGGGCCGTATTTGCCGCCAACGCTGCGATACAGGCGGGCGGTGCACGTGCCGTGGGCGCGCTGGCGGCCGAGCGTTGTGCCGGATGGGGCCTCCAGTTCTATGGGCAGGGTGGCGAGGGTTGAAACATAGGGCAGGCCCGCCTGCACCACGCTGGCCGCATAGGGCAGTTTTATGCGGCCCTGGCGCACCACGCAGCCTTCCACCGGGCTGCCGTCCGCCAGAATGGCCAGCTCGCACCCTTCAAGATGATTGAGGCCGTCCAGACTGGCTTCGGGCTGCTGCGGGCGCAGGGTCAGGCCGCAGTCCACAAAAAAGGCTTCCTCAATGGCTTCGTGATCCTGCCACTGCGGGGCGAGGCGTTCGAGAAAGATGCGCTTTTGTCCGTTTATCCGGCGTTCCACCACCAGCATGATGGTATCGCCCTTTTCGCCGGAGATGGCGGCCACCGAAAGCACCCGTCCGGCGGTGACCTGCCGCGACCAGCCCCAGATGTCGTGCTCCTTCATATAGGTGAAGGCCAGCAGCAGGCCGTCGTCGCGCAGGCACCAGATGGTGGAGCCGGGCGTCTGCTGATAGGCCCATTGCAAAATGGTGTGTCCTTCAAAAAGGTGCGGGGCCATGATGGATAGGTCGTTGCCCGCGTAGCCGTCTTTTTCCAGCGAATAGAAGAGGTCGCGCACGCGTGCGCCGTGGCGCTGCACATGCAGGATGGAGTTGCCGATGATTATGGGCGCGAGGCCCGCGCTGCCCCAGTAACTTTGGGCCGTAATGCTGATGTTGCCCGGCGTGATGGCCGTGCCGTCGCCCCCGGTGGCCTTGTATTCGCTGCCCGAGGTGCCCAGCAGCAGATCGCCGAAGCTGGCGGCCCAGGTGACGGCGTCAATGGCCCCGGAGGCAATGAGGTATTCCACGGGGTCATCGTTCTGCAAGGGGCGGGATTTGCGAAAGTTCTCAAAATCGCCCACGCGCGACATATAGAAGGCCTGCGGATTTTTGGGCGTGGCCGCCAGCACCATGCGCTGCTGGTGAAAGGTCACCACGCCGGGATAATTGCCGTCGGCAAAGGGGTTCCAGTCTTCTTTCGGGGTGTCGGAGGTATTGGCCTCATAGTTCTGATCGCTGAAGCTGAGGCCAGCGGAAACGCCGATAAAGCCAAAATAGCCCGCCTCTTCCCTGTAGATATTGTATTCCACCGCGTCCGCAACGGCGGGCCAGGATATGGACGCGCTGTTGCCCTGCACCCAGTCGGACGGATGGCGGCCCGTGGCGCATTGCCCGGCGGGCGAGGCAAGGGATTCGCGCCCCTTGGCGTCCACGGCCGCCACCTTGTAGCGCAGGGTATAGCTGCCCGCCGTGCCGGAAAATGTCACCGAGGGCGTGGACGGCGGCTTGAGGGACGTGTTGAGCGCCACTGCCTCCAGATGCCAGGCGTACGCGGCATGCCCGCCAGTGGAACCTGAACTCCCGGAGCCAGAGCCCGAGCCAGAGCCGCTGTCCGCATCCCGGCGCACCACCTTGTGCAGGGGGTGATTGCTGTGGGCGAGGTACACGATGTCCCCCACCTGTGCGTAGGAGATGTCCAGCAGTTCACCGGGGCTGTAGGGCGTAGCGATGGAGGTAATGTCCTCAAGCCCCCGCTCGCTGGCGATGCGCAGGCTGTGGTCGCCCAGAACCAGCACGAAATTCTGGCTGGCCTGGGCGCTGAAGCTGAAGGGGATAAGCACGGAATACCCGCCAAGGTCAGCCAAAAAGCGGGTGCCGGGCCGGCGGGCCGCGTCGCCGTGCAGGCCGGGGAGCATGTTTTCCATGCAGGATACGCAGTTGCGGTACCGCGCCAGATCGTAACGCGCTGAAAGGGTGGGCGCTATTTCGCCCCCCGTGAAGTTTTGCAGGGCTGTGCGCATGGCGTGCTCCGGTTATAGTTGCGGAATGGCGGGCCACGGCGTTTCATGCCCGCCTCCGTCAAAAGGCGCGCCTTCCTGCGCGGGCAGGTCACGCAGCGCCTGACGGTAGGCTTTGACCTTTGCCAGGTTTTCCGAGCTGATGGGATAGTCTGCCAGCAGATACTTGTCTGTGTCGGCAAGGCGGGCGTCACGCTTTGTGCGCAGCCGCGAGATTCTGGCGGCGGCGCTGTTATATTCTGCAAGGCGCGCCGCTTCGGCTTCGGCTGCTTCGGCTGCGCGGGCGGCTTCCCATTCTTCGACAGTGATATAGCTAGCAGGCTTCTCGTCCCATATTTCGGGGTTGCCATCTGGCGAGTAAAAAGTAGTCATAGTATCCCCCTATACGGGCACGATTTTGATTTTTATGCAGCCCTGACGACCTGCGGAACCGCCGCTACCCGGGTAACTGCCTGCCGCCCAGCCTGCTGTCCCCCCGGCCCCGCCAGAGCCGCCATTGCCGTAGTAGCCGTCATAGGAGGTCGCTCCACTGCCGCCACTGCCGCCGCCCCAGTAAGTATAGGCAGACCCAGCGCCAGCCGCACTGCCGTAGGATGTTCCGCCCGCACCGCCATAACCACCCCTAAGCTCCTCACCAGACCAACCGGTGGCGGGTTCACCATTTCCACCGCCGCCACCGCCACGCGCAGTAAGCAGTCCTCCAAAAGAGGATGCACCACTTACTCCGCCAACAGTAAGTACATACGATGCGTTTTTTGTCAGGGTTTGCGTAATTTGTGTACGCTCGCCAGCACCTCCGCCACCGCCACCGCCGCCGTGCAATTCCCATGTACGGTCTTCATTGTAGCCGCTTACCCCCTTTCCCCCGGCACCCCCGTTGCCGCCTCCACCAACAGCCGTTATTTGATAACGGCCCGTTTCTGGTACAACCCATGTACGAGAGGAAGTAATAACCTGTTCACCTATAATGCCAACCAGTCTGTCGAATGCCGTTTTTACTCCCTTGGGGGAAATGGAGATGCCGCTTGTAGCATCGGCGTTCTGCTCAAAGTCATCGACCAGCTTGACGTGCCCGAAAAACTGACTGTCGCCCTTGCCGTATTTTTCTCCGCTTTCATTCAAGTGGGCAGCAAGCGAAAGCGTACCGGGGGCGGGTAAGCCTTGTCCCTCTTCAGTAGGGCCTGAGACATCAAGACCAGCTCCAACAATGACCGTTCCAGCACCATATTTTGTCGCTAGCTTAATCTCCGGCGGCGGGGGAACAGAAATTATTCCCCCTTCCGTCACGGCAATACCTTCGCCGATTTTAACAAAGCCAAGTTTATCAGATGTGGCGGGGCCGACATTGGCCAAATTTTGCGCATGGT
This DNA window, taken from Desulfovibrio sp. 86, encodes the following:
- a CDS encoding GNAT family N-acetyltransferase, producing MLAFATEPFTQLEAEARPLTAAHWSEVEAPLHGNAAYGLDAARYARLEDLGMLHVSAARAPDGALAGYAAFTLVPCPHRQGMLLAALDGLYLAPLARGGFTALGLLRHAEAELRQRGAGLVQYSSPASRPCDALYRRLGAHHTETIWHKELC
- a CDS encoding tail fiber assembly protein, with product MTTFYSPDGNPEIWDEKPASYITVEEWEAARAAEAAEAEAARLAEYNSAAARISRLRTKRDARLADTDKYLLADYPISSENLAKVKAYRQALRDLPAQEGAPFDGGGHETPWPAIPQL
- a CDS encoding DUF4417 domain-containing protein, with the translated sequence MAVSTNGLLRNKLDREYFKLGLALMIERLQPQTIVNYSRMPDDIFGPYRNNGPELIEIPYYAFSARKEAA
- a CDS encoding bifunctional adenosylcobinamide kinase/adenosylcobinamide-phosphate guanylyltransferase, with translation MSARCVFFVGGTRSGKSGMAQRWAEAVAPQRLYLATCWAEDEEMARRVARHQDMRGAGWQCLEEPLNPAAALDRLFAAATQTGGVRASQTPSAVDGPTAPEGPDGPDGLAGPERPEMSECPGGTESAAPGVILLDCVSLWIANLLARDQGEEAILRKVSALGERLAAPPVPVAVVSAETGLGLVPMSPLGRAFNDVLGLANQELARVCHHVVFVSCGLPLALKGALPEELC